Proteins from a single region of Gammaproteobacteria bacterium:
- a CDS encoding histidine decarboxylase translates to MLPPKDQLQFADFLDHLRDAARLELGYPVAFDIDYQELAPFLSHNLNNIGDPFKPCSYKLNSHSFEREVVSFFAEHSRAPHDDWWGYVTNGSTEGNLYGLYLARETLPGGIVYFSQDSHYSVRKNLHFLNMPHIMIRSQPDGEMDYDDLRESLKIRRDAPPIVFANIGTTMKEARDDVGVIRSILDEMALDRYYIHSDAALCGAYAPYLEPPPSWDFADGASSIAISGHKFFGTPMPCGIVLARRRNVEKIARSVAYIGSFDTTITGSRNGLSPLALWCAISKLGTQGIRARIQRSLALAAYTQEQFKKAGIASQRNPQAITVVFRTPAVPVREKWQLASSDGNSHVVCMPHVRHEQIDALLADICGAGGVAA, encoded by the coding sequence ATGCTCCCTCCCAAGGACCAGCTGCAGTTCGCGGATTTTCTCGACCATTTGCGGGACGCCGCGCGCCTGGAGCTCGGCTATCCGGTGGCCTTCGATATCGATTATCAGGAACTGGCGCCGTTCCTGAGCCACAATCTGAATAACATCGGCGACCCGTTCAAACCCTGCAGCTACAAACTCAATTCGCACAGCTTCGAGCGCGAGGTGGTCAGTTTCTTTGCAGAGCATTCTCGCGCCCCGCACGACGATTGGTGGGGATACGTTACAAATGGCAGCACGGAAGGCAACCTGTACGGCTTGTACCTGGCGCGGGAGACTTTGCCCGGCGGGATTGTTTACTTCTCCCAGGACAGTCACTACAGCGTCCGCAAAAATCTGCATTTTCTGAACATGCCGCACATCATGATCCGCTCCCAACCCGATGGGGAGATGGATTATGACGACCTGCGAGAGTCGCTGAAGATTCGCCGTGACGCGCCACCGATTGTTTTTGCGAACATCGGCACGACGATGAAGGAAGCACGAGACGATGTTGGCGTAATTCGCAGCATACTGGATGAAATGGCGCTGGACAGGTATTACATTCACAGTGATGCCGCGCTTTGCGGTGCCTATGCGCCGTATCTGGAGCCGCCGCCATCGTGGGACTTCGCCGATGGAGCGAGCAGCATCGCGATATCCGGGCACAAGTTCTTTGGTACACCGATGCCGTGCGGCATCGTGCTTGCAAGGCGCAGGAACGTCGAGAAGATAGCTCGTTCAGTTGCCTATATAGGCAGCTTTGATACGACGATCACCGGTTCGCGCAATGGTCTCAGCCCGCTGGCGTTGTGGTGCGCGATCAGCAAACTTGGCACCCAGGGCATCAGGGCGCGCATCCAGCGGTCGCTTGCTCTTGCTGCGTATACGCAAGAACAATTCAAAAAAGCCGGAATTGCTTCGCAGCGTAATCCGCAGGCGATAACGGTCGTATTCCGCACACCGGCGGTGCCGGTGCGTGAAAAGTGGCAGCTGGCCAGCAGCGACGGGAATAGTCACGTGGTCTGCATGCCGCACGTCAGGCATGAACAAATAGACGCGCTGCTGGCCGACATTTGTGGCGCGGGAGGAGTGGCGGCATGA
- a CDS encoding alpha-hydroxy-acid oxidizing protein has translation MRLKHCYNSDDFRRLAKRRLPAPVFHYIDGGADDETTLRRNTAAFETVDLVPDVLTGVDKVDLSTRVLGQQLALPLFFSPTAMQRLFHHDSERAIATVAGQMGTMFGVSTIGTRSIEELGRNKAAKLFQIYVHNDQALTRDLIERCKAAQFDALALTVDAIVAGNRERDYLTGFTTPPRLTPKSLLSFALHPGWSLNYLLREPFDLPNVSRYIDAGSSVAASVTDYINTQMKRTIDWDDAAAMIEQWDGPFAVKGVMSVADARRCVDIGATAIMVSNHGGRQLDGARAPFDQLAAIADAVGGEIEIILDGGIRRGTHVLKALARGATACSGGRMYLYALAAGGHAGVLRAMTLLREEIERDMVLMGVSRLDQLNRSMLAAR, from the coding sequence GTGCGTCTGAAACACTGCTACAACAGCGACGACTTTCGCCGACTGGCAAAGCGACGGCTGCCCGCGCCGGTGTTTCATTACATCGATGGCGGCGCCGATGACGAAACCACGCTACGGCGGAATACGGCGGCGTTCGAAACCGTGGACCTGGTACCTGACGTCCTGACCGGCGTCGACAAAGTAGACCTGTCCACGCGCGTTCTGGGACAGCAGCTCGCATTGCCCCTGTTCTTCTCGCCGACCGCGATGCAACGGCTGTTCCATCATGACAGCGAACGCGCCATTGCCACGGTGGCCGGGCAAATGGGCACGATGTTTGGTGTATCGACGATCGGCACACGCAGTATTGAAGAACTGGGCCGGAACAAGGCAGCGAAGCTGTTCCAGATCTACGTGCACAACGACCAGGCACTTACCCGGGACCTGATCGAGCGCTGCAAGGCAGCACAATTCGATGCACTGGCGCTAACCGTCGACGCCATTGTTGCCGGTAACCGGGAGCGTGATTACCTGACCGGTTTCACCACGCCGCCACGGTTAACCCCGAAAAGCCTGCTCAGCTTTGCGCTGCATCCCGGCTGGTCGCTGAATTACCTGCTGCGGGAACCCTTTGACTTGCCAAACGTGTCGCGCTACATCGATGCAGGTTCAAGCGTGGCGGCCTCGGTGACTGACTACATCAACACGCAAATGAAACGCACCATCGACTGGGACGATGCTGCCGCCATGATTGAACAGTGGGACGGCCCGTTTGCAGTCAAGGGCGTGATGTCGGTGGCGGACGCGCGCCGCTGTGTCGATATCGGCGCCACGGCCATCATGGTATCGAATCACGGCGGCCGCCAGCTCGACGGCGCGCGGGCACCGTTCGACCAGCTTGCCGCCATTGCCGATGCGGTCGGCGGCGAGATCGAGATCATCCTCGATGGCGGCATCCGCCGCGGCACGCATGTGTTGAAAGCACTGGCACGCGGCGCCACCGCCTGTTCCGGGGGCCGCATGTACCTTTACGCACTCGCAGCCGGCGGCCATGCTGGTGTGTTGCGGGCAATGACGCTATTGCGCGAGGAAATCGAGCGCGACATGGTGCTGATGGGTGTCAGCCGCCTCGATCAGTTGAACCGGTCAATGCTGGCGGCACGTTAA
- the pntB gene encoding Re/Si-specific NAD(P)(+) transhydrogenase subunit beta, with the protein MNGMVTASYICASVLFILSLGGLSNQETARRGNYYGMAGMALAIIATILSDQVSGYVWIVIAVAVGGAVGWRVASRVEMTAMPQLVAIMHSFVGLAAVLVGFASYLDPNTQFSGIEKTIHEAEIYIGVLIGAVTFTGSVIAFGKLQGVIGSKPVILPARHWLNLGIGLACVWLGFVFVATHDVNQGLVPLLIMTALAFAFGVHMVMAIGGADMPVVISMLNSYSGWAAAAAGFMLSNDLLIVTGALVGSSGAILSYIMCRAMNRNFFAVIMGGFGGGGTAVASAEDGEVQAVSAEDVAEMLLSSQNVVIVPGYGMAVAHAQHPVSELTQSLRNKGINVRFAIHPVAGRMPGHMNVLLAEAKVPYDIVLEMDEINEDFPETDVVLVIGANDIVNPSALEDPEGPIAGMPVLEVWNAQTTVVMKRSMATGYAGVQNPLFFKDNTRMLFGDAREMIDAVFKNI; encoded by the coding sequence ATGAACGGCATGGTCACGGCAAGCTATATCTGCGCCAGCGTGTTGTTCATTCTCAGCCTGGGTGGATTGAGCAACCAGGAAACTGCCAGGCGCGGCAACTACTACGGCATGGCCGGAATGGCGCTGGCAATAATCGCGACCATACTCAGCGACCAGGTCAGCGGCTACGTGTGGATCGTAATCGCCGTTGCCGTCGGCGGCGCCGTCGGCTGGCGCGTTGCATCGCGGGTGGAAATGACCGCGATGCCACAGCTGGTGGCCATCATGCACAGCTTCGTTGGCCTCGCTGCGGTGCTGGTGGGCTTTGCCAGCTACCTGGACCCGAACACGCAATTCAGCGGCATAGAAAAAACCATCCACGAGGCGGAAATCTACATCGGCGTCCTGATTGGTGCCGTCACCTTCACCGGCTCGGTCATTGCCTTCGGCAAGCTGCAGGGCGTGATTGGCAGCAAACCGGTGATTCTGCCGGCCCGCCACTGGCTTAACCTGGGTATCGGCCTGGCATGCGTCTGGCTGGGTTTTGTTTTTGTTGCCACACACGACGTCAACCAGGGCCTGGTGCCGCTCCTGATTATGACCGCGCTGGCTTTTGCGTTTGGTGTACACATGGTAATGGCCATCGGTGGCGCCGACATGCCGGTAGTCATCTCGATGCTCAACAGTTATTCCGGCTGGGCGGCCGCAGCGGCCGGATTTATGTTGTCAAATGACCTGCTTATTGTTACCGGTGCACTGGTCGGCTCCAGCGGCGCGATCCTCAGCTACATCATGTGCCGGGCGATGAACCGCAATTTCTTTGCCGTCATTATGGGTGGCTTTGGTGGCGGCGGTACCGCAGTTGCGTCAGCAGAAGATGGTGAGGTACAAGCCGTTTCGGCCGAAGACGTCGCCGAGATGCTGCTCTCGTCCCAAAACGTCGTAATCGTCCCCGGCTATGGCATGGCTGTAGCCCACGCTCAGCACCCGGTGTCGGAGCTGACGCAGTCACTACGCAACAAGGGCATTAATGTGCGTTTCGCAATCCATCCGGTCGCCGGTCGCATGCCCGGTCACATGAATGTCCTGCTGGCCGAAGCAAAAGTGCCCTACGACATCGTGCTGGAGATGGACGAGATCAACGAGGACTTTCCTGAGACCGATGTCGTGCTGGTGATTGGCGCCAACGACATCGTCAACCCGTCTGCACTGGAAGATCCGGAAGGCCCGATTGCCGGCATGCCCGTGCTGGAGGTCTGGAACGCACAAACGACGGTCGTCATGAAACGCAGCATGGCCACCGGCTATGCCGGGGTACAAAACCCGTTGTTCTTCAAAGACAACACCCGCATGCTGTTTGGCGATGCGCGCGAGATGATCGACGCCGTCTTCAAAAACATTTGA
- a CDS encoding Re/Si-specific NAD(P)(+) transhydrogenase subunit alpha, with amino-acid sequence MKIGVPREVHPGEQRVATTPEVVPRLLKLGYQVGVETGAGAAAAFSDAAYREAGATILPDPKTLWSQSDIVLKVRAPGQHPLLEVHEAELLQPGAILASFVWPAQNPELMEQLSQRGASVLAMDSVPRISRAQKLDALSSMANIAGYRAVVEASWHFGRFFTGQVTAAGKVPPARVMVIGAGVAGLAAIGAAGSLGAIVRAFDTRPEVKEQVQSMGAEFLELDFDEEGSGSGGYAKVMSEEFIAAEMALFREQAREIDIIVTTALIPGKPSPKLILTDMVELMREGSVIVDLAAEQGGNCELTRPGEVVTEHGVTIIGYTDLPSRLPTQSSQLYSTNLYNLLAEMTPEKDGIAVVDMEDEVIRGTTVVHDGEVTWPPPPPKLSAQPQKPSAAAVEAARPAAPDPRKRSLITMGVLGGTLAALLALGSVAPASFMAHLTVFVLAVFVGWQVIWSVTPALHTPLMSVTNAISGIIVIGALLQIGGNAPWVVILSFVAVLIASINIAGGFLVTQRMLTMFRREDSK; translated from the coding sequence ATGAAAATCGGTGTCCCGCGCGAGGTACACCCTGGCGAGCAACGCGTTGCCACGACGCCTGAGGTCGTTCCGCGCCTGCTGAAACTCGGTTACCAGGTCGGGGTCGAAACCGGAGCTGGCGCGGCCGCCGCCTTCAGCGATGCCGCCTACCGGGAGGCTGGCGCGACCATACTGCCCGACCCGAAAACCCTCTGGTCACAAAGCGACATCGTGCTGAAGGTTCGCGCACCCGGGCAGCATCCACTGCTTGAAGTACATGAAGCTGAACTGCTGCAACCCGGCGCGATTTTGGCCAGCTTCGTGTGGCCGGCGCAAAACCCGGAGCTGATGGAGCAACTGTCGCAGCGCGGAGCAAGCGTACTGGCGATGGATTCGGTACCGCGCATTTCGCGGGCGCAAAAACTCGATGCCCTGTCGTCGATGGCAAATATCGCCGGCTACCGCGCCGTAGTCGAAGCCTCATGGCATTTTGGCCGCTTTTTCACCGGCCAGGTCACCGCAGCAGGAAAGGTGCCACCGGCCAGGGTGATGGTTATCGGAGCCGGTGTGGCAGGGCTTGCCGCCATCGGTGCAGCCGGCAGCCTCGGTGCCATCGTGCGTGCGTTTGATACGCGCCCGGAGGTAAAGGAACAGGTGCAGAGCATGGGCGCCGAATTCCTCGAACTCGATTTCGACGAGGAAGGCAGCGGCTCAGGCGGTTACGCGAAAGTAATGAGCGAGGAATTTATCGCCGCAGAAATGGCGCTGTTTCGTGAGCAGGCCAGGGAAATCGACATCATCGTGACCACGGCACTGATTCCTGGCAAACCGTCGCCAAAACTGATCCTGACCGACATGGTCGAGCTGATGCGTGAAGGCAGCGTGATAGTCGACCTTGCCGCCGAACAGGGTGGCAACTGCGAGCTGACCCGGCCGGGCGAAGTAGTCACCGAGCATGGTGTGACCATCATCGGTTACACCGACCTGCCCAGCCGGCTGCCCACCCAATCCAGCCAGCTCTATTCCACCAACCTGTATAACCTGCTGGCGGAAATGACGCCGGAAAAAGATGGCATCGCGGTTGTCGACATGGAAGATGAGGTGATCCGCGGCACCACGGTCGTGCATGACGGCGAGGTCACCTGGCCACCACCGCCGCCGAAGCTGTCGGCCCAGCCGCAAAAACCATCCGCTGCAGCTGTCGAAGCGGCGCGGCCAGCCGCACCCGATCCCCGAAAACGCAGCCTAATTACCATGGGGGTACTCGGCGGTACCCTCGCCGCCCTGCTGGCGCTGGGTTCGGTCGCACCGGCCTCATTCATGGCTCACCTGACCGTGTTTGTGCTGGCGGTATTTGTCGGCTGGCAGGTGATCTGGTCAGTGACCCCCGCCCTGCACACCCCGCTGATGAGCGTTACCAACGCGATCAGCGGCATCATCGTCATCGGTGCGCTGCTGCAAATTGGCGGGAACGCGCCGTGGGTGGTGATTCTGTCGTTTGTTGCCGTACTCATCGCCAGTATCAATATTGCCGGCGGCTTCCTCGTGACTCAGCGCATGCTGACGATGTTCCGCAGGGAGGACTCGAAATGA
- a CDS encoding J domain-containing protein, producing the protein MDERRNYYRILGVQPDASRAVIRSAYRTLLQKLQMHPDLGGDDRTAAMINAAWHTLGNTVRRGAYDRALLAEYDIRMIAAAGEPVTRTPAANDRRNYYRILGVQPDAPAPLIDSAYRVMAGVRGNDVSVEEAYRVLGDEQRRRAYDAAEAGSEVEAEAESEVEVEAEAEAEAEADEAKEQPQDSAGYKPVIGTYCFFCKTPHDSYPGAEDRRRCAECASPLRRAMPDSASSQRELARADVDCAVMLFDYWPGAGWAAMLEDLTPQGMRVNSERPLEHNQVLRVTATGLDAVARVVHTQVDAAGCRAGLTLLAAAFESTGFLLDLQT; encoded by the coding sequence ATGGATGAACGGCGCAACTACTACCGCATCCTCGGGGTGCAGCCGGATGCCTCCCGGGCGGTGATCCGCAGCGCCTACCGCACGTTGCTGCAGAAACTGCAGATGCACCCCGATCTGGGGGGCGATGACCGCACCGCGGCGATGATAAACGCCGCCTGGCACACTCTGGGTAATACGGTCCGGCGTGGCGCCTATGATCGTGCCCTGCTGGCGGAGTACGACATACGCATGATCGCCGCGGCCGGTGAGCCGGTTACAAGAACGCCGGCGGCAAATGACCGGCGTAATTACTATCGTATCCTGGGTGTGCAGCCCGACGCGCCGGCCCCGCTGATCGATTCAGCCTACCGGGTGATGGCCGGAGTACGCGGCAATGACGTGTCTGTCGAGGAGGCTTACCGGGTGCTGGGCGATGAGCAGCGTCGCCGTGCCTACGATGCCGCCGAAGCCGGGTCCGAGGTTGAAGCTGAAGCTGAATCTGAGGTTGAAGTTGAGGCTGAAGCTGAAGCTGAAGCTGAGGCTGATGAAGCCAAGGAGCAGCCGCAGGACTCCGCCGGATATAAGCCGGTCATTGGTACCTACTGTTTCTTTTGCAAGACCCCACATGACAGTTATCCCGGAGCCGAGGACAGGCGGCGATGTGCCGAATGCGCCAGCCCGTTGCGTCGGGCCATGCCGGATTCGGCTTCTTCACAACGCGAACTGGCCCGCGCCGATGTCGACTGCGCTGTGATGCTGTTCGATTACTGGCCTGGCGCCGGTTGGGCAGCGATGCTCGAAGACCTGACCCCGCAGGGCATGCGGGTGAACAGTGAGCGCCCGCTGGAGCATAACCAGGTACTGCGTGTGACGGCGACGGGACTCGACGCTGTGGCAAGAGTCGTGCATACACAAGTGGATGCTGCCGGTTGTCGTGCCGGCCTGACGCTGCTTGCCGCCGCGTTTGAATCAACCGGTTTTCTGCTGGACCTGCAGACATAA
- a CDS encoding glycosyltransferase, with translation MRPAVTVLLPVRNGAATIAECVRSVLAQTLDDFELIVVDDHSGDETHVALGSFTDSRIRILPNPGRGLVSALNTGLLAARANLVARMDADDRMAPIRLERQHHYLTRHNTTALLGSRVEKFPAVTDGYQEYLDWQNNCLTAADIDAEIFVESPFAHPSVMFRRDVVRAAGGYRHGDFPEDYELWLRLHRLGRRMEKLPEFLLQWRDTPRRLSRTSPRFRRAAFDELRAVYLATDPRFRAHAGNFAIWGAGRRTRQRCSRLLEKGFRPRAWIDIDPRKIGNRLDGVPVVAPEWLERNRVFVLSYVSNHGAREDIAGTLHALGYRRGEDYLAVG, from the coding sequence ATGCGGCCCGCGGTGACGGTGCTGCTGCCGGTGCGCAATGGTGCCGCCACTATTGCCGAGTGTGTGCGCTCGGTACTTGCACAGACGCTTGATGATTTCGAATTGATTGTTGTTGACGATCATTCCGGTGACGAGACCCACGTGGCGCTTGGCAGTTTTACGGACAGTCGTATCCGCATACTGCCAAACCCCGGTCGCGGCCTGGTCAGTGCGCTGAACACCGGGCTGCTTGCCGCCAGGGCAAACCTGGTGGCACGCATGGATGCTGATGACCGTATGGCACCGATCCGGCTGGAGCGTCAGCATCACTATCTGACGCGGCACAATACGACCGCATTGCTGGGTTCCCGCGTGGAAAAGTTCCCGGCAGTCACCGACGGGTACCAGGAATACCTCGACTGGCAAAACAACTGCCTGACGGCAGCTGACATCGACGCAGAGATTTTCGTCGAGTCACCGTTTGCCCACCCGTCGGTCATGTTTCGGCGCGATGTGGTGCGCGCTGCCGGTGGCTATCGGCATGGCGACTTCCCGGAGGACTACGAGCTGTGGCTGCGGTTGCACCGGCTGGGCCGGCGCATGGAGAAGCTCCCTGAATTCCTGCTGCAGTGGCGCGACACGCCGCGACGGCTGTCGCGGACCAGCCCACGTTTCCGCCGTGCGGCGTTTGACGAGTTGCGTGCCGTGTATCTTGCGACCGATCCACGGTTTCGTGCTCACGCCGGGAACTTCGCGATCTGGGGTGCGGGGCGGCGCACCCGCCAGCGCTGTTCCCGGTTGCTGGAAAAGGGCTTCCGGCCGCGGGCATGGATCGATATCGATCCGCGCAAGATCGGCAACCGGCTGGATGGTGTGCCGGTGGTAGCGCCGGAATGGCTGGAGCGCAATCGCGTTTTTGTCCTGAGCTATGTCAGCAACCATGGCGCACGGGAAGACATTGCCGGCACGCTGCACGCGTTGGGTTACAGGCGTGGTGAAGATTACCTGGCAGTCGGCTGA
- a CDS encoding NAD-dependent protein deacetylase, with translation MRRVTGTSIDELVSLLSGSTSVVALTGAGCSTESGIPDYRDANGDWKQRQPVQYQDFVASRAMRQRYWARSMIGWQRVATARPNAAHFALTKLENCGTLGRIITQNIDRLHQQAGSKTVIDLHGRLDRVVCLTCSSSVSRGELQQQLISRNPGWRDIEAVAAPDGDASVEADFGNFSVVSCHSCGGVLKPDVVFFGESVPRTRVTRAMAAVEAADVLLVVGSSLMVWSGLRFVRRAAERGIPTVLVNLGRTRADELFTHRITGRCSEVLSQIAQAT, from the coding sequence ATGCGTCGTGTGACGGGCACTTCAATCGATGAACTGGTAAGCCTGCTGTCAGGCAGCACGAGTGTCGTCGCGCTGACCGGCGCCGGCTGCAGCACCGAATCGGGCATACCGGACTATCGCGATGCCAACGGCGACTGGAAGCAGCGGCAACCGGTTCAGTACCAGGATTTCGTTGCCAGCCGCGCCATGCGGCAGCGCTACTGGGCACGCAGCATGATTGGCTGGCAGCGGGTCGCCACAGCACGCCCGAACGCGGCCCACTTTGCGCTGACAAAGCTCGAGAACTGCGGCACTCTCGGCCGCATAATCACCCAGAACATCGACAGACTGCACCAGCAGGCCGGCAGCAAAACTGTCATCGATCTGCACGGACGACTCGACCGCGTCGTTTGTCTGACCTGCAGCAGCAGCGTGTCGCGAGGCGAACTGCAGCAGCAGCTGATCAGCAGGAACCCGGGCTGGCGGGACATCGAAGCCGTGGCGGCACCGGATGGCGACGCCAGCGTGGAAGCGGATTTCGGCAATTTCAGTGTTGTTTCATGCCACAGCTGCGGCGGTGTATTGAAGCCGGACGTGGTTTTCTTCGGTGAGTCAGTGCCGCGGACGCGGGTGACACGGGCGATGGCGGCGGTCGAAGCTGCGGACGTACTGCTCGTTGTCGGCTCGTCGCTGATGGTGTGGTCAGGTCTGCGCTTCGTGCGCCGCGCCGCTGAGCGCGGCATACCTACGGTGCTGGTTAATCTCGGACGCACCCGGGCCGATGAATTGTTCACTCATCGAATTACCGGGCGCTGCAGCGAAGTGTTAAGCCAAATTGCGCAGGCAACGTGA